In bacterium, the following are encoded in one genomic region:
- a CDS encoding MBL fold metallo-hydrolase — protein MILQSLTVGPFQENCYIIGDPATREGAVIDPGDEAPRIITAMENTGLRFKYIINTHAHIDHVGAVQSLKDHFGIPFYLHREDEIVLKRMPQSAAMFGLKVGRVPDIDFYFNPPADMRLGDLSFKIFHAPGHSPGSVCFYFAAQHILIAGDVLFNGSIGRTDLPGGDFDTLINSIRQNIFTLPEETTVYPGHGPETTVGFEKKFNPFFDHNGLMA, from the coding sequence ATGATCCTCCAATCGCTCACCGTCGGCCCTTTTCAGGAAAACTGTTATATCATCGGCGATCCCGCAACGCGCGAAGGCGCCGTCATTGATCCGGGCGATGAAGCGCCGCGTATTATCACGGCTATGGAAAATACAGGCCTTCGTTTTAAGTATATCATCAATACTCATGCTCACATTGATCACGTCGGTGCCGTACAAAGCCTCAAAGACCATTTCGGTATTCCGTTTTATCTGCATCGTGAAGATGAGATCGTGCTCAAGCGTATGCCCCAATCAGCGGCTATGTTTGGTCTGAAAGTCGGACGCGTACCCGATATCGATTTTTATTTTAACCCTCCGGCGGATATGCGGCTTGGTGATTTATCCTTTAAGATTTTTCATGCACCCGGCCACTCTCCGGGCAGTGTTTGTTTCTATTTTGCGGCGCAACACATACTCATCGCCGGGGACGTGCTCTTTAACGGTTCCATCGGGCGAACGGATTTGCCCGGAGGCGATTTTGACACGCTGATCAACTCAATTCGCCAGAATATTTTTACACTTCCTGAGGAGACGACGGTATATCCGGGGCACGGGCCGGAAACAACAGTAGGTTTTGAAAAAAAATTTAATCCTTTTTTTGATCATAACGGCCTTATGGCCTAA
- a CDS encoding acyl-CoA dehydrogenase, with product MDFKLSEEQEMIRQTARDFAQEHLAPHAAERDEKQFFPKDVIKQMGELGFMGMMVNDKWGGAGLDTISYVHVIMELAKADASAAVIASVNNSLVCFNIEKYGTDAQKEKYLKPLATGGALGAYSLSEAVSGSDAAGLICFAENKGDHYIVNGTKLWVTNGYHSDYVVCFIRTDKSNKTKGISAFIVDKSFPGFKVGKKENKLGIRASDTTELVFENCKVPKENLLGQEGLGFKIAMETLDGGRIGIAAQAIGIAEAALEETVKYTKAREQFGQPIAKFQANEFKIADMAMRIDAAKLLLFRACTLKDQGQKFGKEAAMAKLFASETAMWVTTQAVQMHGGYGYTKEYPVERFMRDAKITEIYEGTSEIQRVVIARNVLG from the coding sequence ATGGATTTTAAACTCTCTGAAGAACAGGAAATGATTCGCCAGACGGCCCGCGATTTTGCACAGGAACATTTGGCTCCTCATGCTGCCGAACGTGATGAAAAACAGTTTTTTCCTAAAGATGTGATCAAACAAATGGGCGAACTTGGCTTCATGGGTATGATGGTCAATGATAAATGGGGCGGCGCCGGTTTGGATACAATTTCGTACGTTCATGTGATCATGGAATTAGCCAAAGCCGACGCTTCGGCGGCTGTTATCGCATCGGTCAACAACTCTTTAGTTTGTTTTAATATTGAGAAATACGGAACCGATGCACAAAAGGAAAAGTATCTAAAACCGCTAGCAACGGGCGGTGCACTTGGTGCGTATTCACTCTCGGAAGCCGTATCCGGCAGCGATGCGGCAGGTCTGATTTGTTTTGCGGAAAATAAAGGTGATCACTACATCGTCAACGGTACTAAGTTATGGGTGACCAACGGTTATCATTCCGATTACGTGGTATGTTTTATACGTACGGACAAATCCAACAAGACCAAAGGCATCAGCGCGTTCATCGTTGATAAATCATTCCCGGGTTTTAAAGTCGGTAAAAAAGAAAATAAACTGGGTATCCGCGCTTCGGATACGACAGAACTCGTATTCGAAAACTGCAAAGTACCCAAAGAAAATCTTCTCGGTCAGGAAGGCCTCGGTTTCAAAATCGCCATGGAAACTTTGGATGGCGGTCGTATCGGTATTGCCGCACAAGCGATCGGCATTGCGGAAGCGGCATTGGAAGAAACTGTGAAATATACCAAAGCCCGCGAACAATTTGGGCAACCGATAGCCAAATTTCAAGCCAACGAATTTAAAATCGCCGATATGGCCATGCGTATTGATGCCGCCAAATTATTGTTATTCCGCGCATGCACTCTGAAAGATCAAGGTCAGAAGTTTGGTAAAGAAGCGGCCATGGCGAAGCTTTTTGCATCGGAAACCGCAATGTGGGTTACTACACAAGCGGTACAAATGCATGGTGGTTATGGTTACACCAAAGAATACCCGGTAGAACGTTTTATGCGAGACGCCAAAATAACCGAAATCTATGAAGGCACTTCCGAAATTCAGCGCGTCGTAATTGCTCGTAATGTTTTAGGTTAA
- a CDS encoding rhodanese produces MKPVAPDALKAWIDEGKVMMLLDVREPWEHAIAKLHDSVLIPLGLLNVQSEKLTGLDKKTPVVAYCHHGMRSQRACAILESLGFTDVYNLTGGIDYYSDCVDPTIEKY; encoded by the coding sequence ATGAAACCAGTGGCGCCTGATGCTTTGAAAGCATGGATTGATGAGGGCAAGGTGATGATGTTATTGGATGTGCGCGAACCGTGGGAGCATGCAATAGCCAAACTTCATGATTCGGTGCTGATTCCATTGGGGCTTTTAAACGTACAATCGGAAAAACTGACAGGGTTGGATAAGAAAACACCCGTAGTTGCGTATTGCCACCACGGTATGCGAAGTCAACGGGCATGTGCCATCCTTGAATCGCTGGGTTTTACCGACGTATACAACCTGACCGGTGGTATTGATTATTATTCGGATTGCGTTGATCCGACCATTGAAAAATACTAG
- a CDS encoding MBL fold metallo-hydrolase, whose product MKVDTKIGAYHLHPVETGRFALDGGAMFGVVPKNLWNKTNPADEQNRITLAMRCLLLVSDDGKKILIDNGVGNKYNEKFASMYRIDHSVYTLERSLQKYDLTPNDITDVILTHLHFDHAGGSTKMDEQGRIVAAFPNAKYYVQKKHYEWGEKASEKDRASFLKPDYEPLVQSGQLQLIEQIDGIFPNITFFIANGHSPYQQLPIIHDAQHTVFFCGDLIPTTTHIAVPYVMAYDNQPLVTIAEKKDILIRAFENRWILFFEHDPETAMSGVRRDEKGFRMGDIVAVKG is encoded by the coding sequence ATGAAGGTAGATACCAAAATAGGAGCGTACCATTTGCATCCGGTCGAAACGGGTCGTTTTGCACTAGACGGCGGTGCGATGTTTGGTGTAGTGCCTAAAAATCTGTGGAATAAAACCAATCCGGCCGATGAACAAAATCGCATTACGCTGGCAATGCGTTGTTTATTGCTCGTTTCCGATGATGGGAAAAAAATACTGATAGATAACGGTGTCGGTAATAAATATAATGAAAAATTTGCTTCCATGTATCGCATTGATCATTCGGTTTACACACTGGAGCGATCGTTGCAAAAATACGATCTCACGCCAAACGATATTACGGATGTCATTCTGACGCACTTACATTTTGACCATGCGGGCGGTTCTACCAAAATGGATGAACAAGGTCGGATCGTCGCCGCTTTTCCCAACGCCAAATATTATGTTCAAAAAAAACATTACGAATGGGGTGAAAAAGCATCTGAAAAAGATCGTGCCAGCTTTCTGAAACCGGATTACGAGCCGCTTGTCCAATCAGGTCAGTTGCAATTGATCGAACAAATCGACGGTATTTTCCCCAATATTACTTTTTTTATAGCCAATGGGCATTCGCCGTATCAGCAACTTCCTATTATCCATGATGCGCAGCATACGGTCTTTTTTTGCGGTGATTTGATTCCGACGACGACACATATCGCCGTACCCTACGTGATGGCGTATGATAATCAACCTTTGGTAACCATAGCGGAAAAAAAGGACATATTGATTCGCGCATTCGAAAACCGGTGGATATTATTTTTCGAACATGATCCGGAGACCGCTATGTCCGGTGTACGCCGCGACGAAAAAGGATTTCGAATGGGCGATATAGTTGCGGTTAAAGGATGA
- a CDS encoding alpha/beta fold hydrolase produces the protein MERKNFKIFNKRREPIRGDVCIPDYNRRYPVIVLCHGFKGFKDWGFFPFLSELLCKKGFIVVKFNFSGSGVGEDMQNFTELDRFASNTYSKELEDLERVLDELEKGNICEKFGYFDKIGLLGHSRGGGITILKAAVDKRIKALVTWSSIATVERHSFMDVLPLWKRQKFIEVPNTRTGQMMRLNLDVVDDIEQNSKTRLSIVKSASRLDAPTMLIHGENDESVPVNESRQIFDQLHLSRSRIEIIPQATHTYGAVHPFTGPTPELKKAISLTQEWFTNFLK, from the coding sequence ATGGAACGTAAGAATTTTAAGATTTTTAATAAACGGCGCGAGCCGATCCGCGGCGATGTTTGTATTCCGGATTATAATCGTCGCTATCCGGTGATCGTGTTGTGCCACGGTTTCAAGGGCTTTAAAGACTGGGGTTTTTTTCCGTTTCTATCAGAATTGCTTTGCAAAAAAGGATTTATCGTCGTGAAATTCAATTTCTCCGGCAGCGGTGTCGGGGAAGATATGCAAAATTTTACGGAATTGGATCGTTTTGCAAGTAATACCTATTCCAAAGAATTGGAAGACCTTGAGCGCGTACTGGACGAATTGGAAAAAGGCAATATTTGCGAAAAATTCGGTTACTTTGATAAAATCGGCTTACTTGGCCATAGCCGCGGCGGCGGTATTACCATATTAAAAGCCGCGGTGGACAAACGAATCAAAGCACTCGTTACCTGGTCATCTATTGCTACGGTTGAGCGGCATTCGTTTATGGATGTTTTGCCTTTATGGAAACGGCAGAAATTTATCGAAGTACCCAATACACGCACCGGACAAATGATGCGTCTTAATCTGGATGTCGTCGATGATATTGAGCAGAACAGTAAAACGCGCCTCAGCATTGTCAAATCGGCTTCTCGTTTGGATGCACCTACCATGCTGATTCACGGCGAGAATGATGAAAGCGTACCGGTCAATGAATCACGTCAGATTTTCGATCAATTACATCTTTCCCGCTCCCGCATAGAAATCATACCACAAGCGACGCATACCTATGGCGCGGTGCATCCTTTTACAGGCCCGACGCCCGAGCTGAAAAAGGCTATCAGCCTCACGCAGGAGTGGTTCACCAATTTCCTCAAATAA
- the tgt gene encoding tRNA guanosine(34) transglycosylase Tgt — protein sequence MKFTLLHKDQSGSHSRARAGILETDHGKIETPIFMPVGTVGDVKAIEHRELKENGAQIILGNTYHLYLRPGTEIIQKAGGLHKFIGWDLPILTDSGGYQVFSLSQLRKLSRDGVKFQSHIDGSKHFFRPEDVVDIQRKLGSDICMVLDECPPYPCSHEYAARSNRLTIEWAERCKTHFEKSPPLYGHSQTLFPIVQGSVFEDIRLKSAEALVKMDFEGYAIGGVSVGEPKEDVYKIAEMNCAVLPEHKPRYLMGVGTPQDILECIERGVDMFDCVMPTRNARNGTLFTTWGKMTIRNAAYADDFTPIDENCGCYTCRNFTKAYVRHLSSIGEILGHQLTTIHNIYFYLWLVKEARKHILQDTYTVFKTDLLKRYEENEKNRGSELARHAKTKRKRKDYETSGA from the coding sequence TTGAAATTTACACTGCTTCATAAAGATCAGAGCGGCAGCCATTCGCGTGCACGTGCCGGTATTCTGGAAACGGATCACGGTAAAATAGAGACGCCCATTTTTATGCCTGTCGGTACGGTGGGCGATGTCAAGGCCATCGAACATCGTGAACTGAAAGAAAACGGGGCACAGATCATTCTCGGTAATACATACCATCTGTATTTGCGACCGGGTACGGAGATCATCCAGAAAGCAGGCGGGCTGCATAAATTTATCGGTTGGGATTTGCCGATATTGACCGATAGCGGGGGGTACCAAGTATTCAGTCTTTCTCAGCTTCGTAAACTTTCCCGCGATGGCGTTAAATTTCAGTCGCATATTGACGGATCAAAACATTTTTTTCGCCCGGAAGATGTTGTGGATATTCAGCGGAAACTCGGTTCGGATATTTGTATGGTGCTCGACGAATGCCCGCCGTATCCGTGTTCGCATGAATATGCGGCCCGTTCCAATCGCCTGACCATCGAATGGGCTGAACGCTGCAAAACACATTTTGAAAAATCACCGCCGTTGTACGGTCATAGCCAAACACTTTTTCCTATCGTTCAAGGCAGCGTGTTTGAGGATATTCGTCTCAAAAGCGCAGAGGCTTTGGTTAAAATGGATTTTGAAGGGTATGCCATAGGCGGCGTGAGTGTCGGTGAACCTAAGGAAGACGTTTACAAAATAGCCGAGATGAATTGCGCCGTATTGCCGGAGCATAAGCCGCGCTATCTGATGGGCGTAGGGACACCACAAGATATCTTAGAATGTATCGAGCGCGGTGTGGATATGTTTGACTGCGTTATGCCTACACGCAATGCGCGCAACGGAACTTTGTTTACGACATGGGGTAAGATGACGATTCGTAATGCCGCTTACGCGGATGATTTTACGCCGATTGATGAAAATTGCGGTTGTTACACTTGCCGTAATTTTACCAAAGCCTATGTACGTCATCTGTCAAGCATCGGTGAAATTTTGGGTCATCAACTGACGACGATTCATAATATTTATTTTTATCTATGGCTAGTCAAAGAAGCGCGTAAACACATTTTGCAAGATACCTATACGGTTTTCAAAACCGATCTATTGAAGCGATACGAAGAAAACGAAAAAAATAGGGGAAGCGAATTGGCGCGTCATGCCAAGACCAAACGTAAGCGTAAAGATTATGAAACCAGTGGCGCCTGA
- a CDS encoding DUF2889 domain-containing protein has protein sequence MSETIAPVFKPADPSPVKRLVSKRDIGISAFELENGNVMLEATFLDPYHLLRLNIQIDPHTRYIVSSKMEMANHPHSACPGVTEKAKLLIGLQVTRGITKEISRRIGGSDGCVHLRELALETINFAATVMVGYDEGFGLMSREFNILDEHKRYDISKSILRNTCHIYKQPRTQEGETV, from the coding sequence ATGAGTGAAACGATAGCGCCGGTATTCAAACCGGCAGACCCGAGTCCGGTAAAACGCTTAGTATCCAAGAGAGATATTGGTATATCCGCGTTTGAACTGGAAAACGGGAACGTCATGCTAGAAGCGACTTTTTTAGACCCGTATCATTTATTGAGACTTAATATTCAGATCGATCCGCACACTCGGTATATCGTGAGTTCCAAGATGGAAATGGCTAATCATCCGCATTCAGCATGCCCCGGAGTAACAGAGAAAGCAAAACTTTTGATCGGTCTGCAAGTCACTCGGGGTATCACTAAAGAGATTAGCCGGCGCATCGGCGGTAGCGACGGTTGTGTACATTTGCGCGAACTGGCGCTGGAAACGATAAATTTTGCTGCGACAGTTATGGTGGGCTATGATGAAGGATTTGGGCTTATGAGCCGCGAATTCAATATACTGGACGAACATAAGCGCTACGATATTTCTAAAAGTATTTTACGAAATACCTGTCATATTTATAAACAACCTCGTACGCAAGAAGGAGAAACGGTATGA
- the def gene encoding peptide deformylase has protein sequence MATLKIVTYGNPILREKTKPVKKIDATIKTLVRNMIETMHKADGIGLAAPQIGKSLALFVVDISPIEEGHQPMVFMNVEILSSKGNAPYKEGCLSIPGVYADVHRPEKIKLRYMDMDGKTHEVAADGLLARVIQHENDHINGKLFIDYLDEETLAPLRPEIEAIEAKYKKPTVAKKK, from the coding sequence ATGGCCACATTAAAAATAGTAACCTACGGTAATCCGATCTTACGGGAAAAAACCAAACCCGTAAAAAAAATAGATGCGACGATAAAAACTTTGGTTCGCAATATGATCGAGACTATGCATAAAGCGGACGGGATCGGACTGGCCGCTCCGCAAATCGGTAAATCGCTGGCGCTTTTTGTGGTTGATATTTCGCCGATCGAAGAAGGTCATCAGCCGATGGTATTTATGAATGTCGAAATATTGAGTTCGAAAGGTAATGCGCCGTACAAAGAAGGATGTCTCAGCATTCCCGGTGTGTATGCCGACGTCCATCGTCCTGAAAAAATCAAATTGCGTTATATGGATATGGATGGGAAAACCCACGAAGTAGCGGCTGACGGGCTTTTAGCGCGAGTCATTCAGCATGAAAACGATCATATTAACGGCAAATTGTTTATTGATTATTTGGACGAAGAAACGCTGGCGCCATTGCGCCCGGAAATCGAAGCCATCGAAGCGAAGTATAAAAAACCTACCGTAGCGAAGAAAAAATAA
- the ispD gene encoding 2-C-methyl-D-erythritol 4-phosphate cytidylyltransferase, with product MIKGKKVTAILPAAGIGKRMGAGSKKQFLEVHGKPILVHTLEKFHHAIYVDEVILVLQNEWIPFVQEEIIGPYGFSRVHTLVPGGAERQDSVYEGLKAVKESDIVLVHDAVRPCVRADKIDELIEIAVEYPAAILAVRPKDTIKQQDANGFVARTIDRNTLWNVQTPQAFQYSLLRSAFDKAYAEKYYGTDEAMLIERLGHAVKIVEGHYDNIKITTPEDLALAERFLKH from the coding sequence ATGATCAAAGGGAAGAAAGTTACAGCCATATTACCGGCGGCCGGCATCGGTAAACGTATGGGCGCCGGTTCCAAAAAGCAATTTTTGGAAGTCCACGGGAAACCTATTCTTGTACATACCCTCGAAAAATTTCATCATGCGATCTATGTGGATGAAGTCATATTAGTACTGCAAAATGAGTGGATACCGTTTGTTCAAGAAGAAATCATCGGCCCGTACGGCTTTAGTCGCGTTCATACATTAGTACCCGGCGGCGCAGAACGACAAGACAGTGTTTACGAAGGCCTAAAAGCGGTCAAGGAATCAGATATTGTGCTTGTTCACGATGCCGTGCGTCCGTGTGTACGTGCCGACAAAATAGATGAGCTTATCGAAATAGCCGTCGAATATCCGGCCGCAATACTGGCTGTAAGACCGAAGGATACGATCAAACAACAAGACGCAAATGGTTTTGTTGCGCGTACTATTGATCGCAATACTCTGTGGAATGTACAGACACCGCAAGCATTTCAATATTCGTTATTACGGAGTGCCTTCGATAAAGCGTATGCTGAAAAATACTACGGAACCGATGAAGCTATGCTGATCGAACGCTTAGGTCATGCCGTAAAAATCGTTGAAGGTCACTATGATAATATAAAAATCACGACGCCCGAGGATCTGGCACTGGCCGAACGGTTTTTGAAACACTAA